One segment of Babylonia areolata isolate BAREFJ2019XMU chromosome 24, ASM4173473v1, whole genome shotgun sequence DNA contains the following:
- the LOC143299248 gene encoding uncharacterized protein LOC143299248: protein MASPPTTKLIVKNLPERWTPDHLVNYLEVTSGERLMVARDGVQVFPGVTHSALLTLEEAVTEEMVQEAERLLARALFQKTNILTLRILPSRTCSLLVYYSDPGVSRDHIFYYFDEPQQSGCGEGYVEDCQIYQELMLAVVRFSSAEALEGVMVRGNHRLQKEGEVLKVEPWYDLFHTPLLQQLTAHRRPHQSQAACQQSTHHSETSEQGGPLDPDDQRTPARPTVSDHKPTVPSASNFHGTGTHGSAATRNTTDTLEADEVEKLRLENEQLKQMLASKEAREHKRKEELRLQMLHRIEEQTEKERKAEALRVQREHLQRAQSELQMENVQLKNENEKLKKPVTTYLPVPSYKYRLLETFAEQCTACQMTFLEQKEQLMFHGTEEDCETEKLHVLKQLHNLADDAISLTEPMARILDSPSGRSYLADLVQRHWGCAAEIVNCQVLCAALSVEEVEDFKRKLQRNILKETCQVPLTLIKSVQFQGLKIRLEKEYMVILTHPGDDSEDIELDGLRGDIQLAVRDLNHFTNLNRSGSKKFVITGALQGNACRNWFAAELDDVKQLILRNNGEIEGETKDGEYVLQFQCHQDVQDEVITRLESISSCIVSQTIDLNNEFPEYSERALLVNGLYDMGARHFCWTLADKLMSSGVPSVGDITLPERPPLPSFSLAREKGSHRKSHPSSQDQSQKQHHHHRKSKARRPRGRRGGSLYSGMFSMLAGSLYLPKVSDSVSVGRTTVTVKLGDITAEQVEAAVSVLGTDLNPKATALGSVFLSKWPFLSMALTFSGGGEGGGEGSQCRLVTTTATGSPLPMSVLYHAVLSRLHRRAVVSKTVKELVLQILHSAAEKGLKSIAFPTLGVGKRFGFGGYTTASAMMSAFQEFLQTNPRSIENISVVVYKDVDLAGKFVKVMKQTFRRKRAAASATAMATSDSDSSEISDSDMSEDEEESGQEKGEEEEEEERFEVVVCTQGQGDCQAVRTTLLEELRTSLLWQETLSHRQTQALLRLPPHTLQSLTDVAVERHLLLGDSGNGKDVRLCGRRDRVQEMLVLILERIGTDGVGRSQADIDKRRKLRLPEDTDRIPSYWRVCQEKPNVTYNEAIESWKRRGLRFNSVGEEELKAVKRLVSATWDASKVGKGADAKNLHHSSIQVRRVERLENPKLWQRYSQKRERLFTALVDGHRGSGPARCAPVERLPSSSGPVHTTRKIPEHSLLQRDMFHQVNEHYLFHGTKTEILSKICGEGLDDRMTGNAMLGRGVYLTESPTKADQYADPKGARVPAGQELKILLVRVLLGEPYLHAGKPESFVRPPCYVCKKRAHNCHCKEARCHDSVLFDSNKIFREFVVYDRDVCYPEYIITYVRK, encoded by the exons ATGGCATCGCCGCCGACAACTAAACTAATTGTGAAG AATCTCCCAGAAAGATGGACACCTGACCACTTGGTGAACTACCTGGAGGTGACAAGTGGCGAGAGACTGATGGTGGCCAGAGATGGTGTTCAGGTGTTTCCAGGTGTCACTCACTCCGCCCTTCTCACTTTGGAGGAAGCTGTCACAG AGGAGATGGTACAGGAGGCAGAAAGACTGCTAGCCCGTGCCCTTTTCCAGAAGACCAACATCCTAACTCTTCGCATTCTTCCGAGTCGGACCTGCAGTCTGCTGGTCTATTACTCAGACCCTGGGGTGTCCCGGGATCACATCTTCTACTACTTTGATGAACCGCAACAGTCGGGATGTGGGGAGGGCTATGTGGAGGATTGTCAAATCTACCAGGAGTTGATGCTGGCTGTTGTGAGATTTTCGTCTGCTGAAG CCTTGGAAGGAGTTATGGTGAGAGGCAACCACCGCCTGCAGAAGGAAGGTGAAGTGCTGAAAGTGGAGCCATGGTATGACCTCTTTCACACACCCTTGCTGCAGCAGCTCACTGCCCACAGAAGACCCCACCAGAGCCAGGCGGCCTGTCAGCAGTCCACCCACCACAGTGAAACCAGTGAACAGGGGGGTCCTCTGGATCCAGACGACCAAAGAACGCCTGCCCGTCCAACAGTCTCTGATCATAAACCCACTGTTCCTTCTGCTTCTAATTTCCATGGAACTGGCACGCATGGATCCGCTGCAACCAGAAATACCACAGATACGCTTGAAGCAGATGAAGTAGAAAAACTGAGACTAGAAAATGAGCAGCTCAAGCAAATGTTAGCCAGCAAAGAAGCCAGAGAGCACAAACGAAAAGAAGAACTTCGGCTGCAAATGCTGCATCGAATTgaagagcagacagagaaagaacggaaagCAGAAGCTCTCCGTGTTCAAAGGGAACATCTACAGAGGGCTCAAAGCGAGCTGCAGATGGAAAACGTGCAGCTGAAAAATGAGAATGAGAAGCTGAAGAAGCCAGTTACCACCTACCTCCCTGTGCCATCCTATAAATACAGACTGCTGGAGACCTTTGCTGAACAGTGCACTGCTTGTCAAATGACGTTTTTAGAGCAGAAAGAGCAGCTGATGTTCCACGGAACAGAGGAGGACTGTGAGACTGAAAAACTTCACGTTCTCAAGCAGTTACAT AACCTGGCAGATGATGCCATATCGCTGACAGAGCCTATGGCTCGGATACTGGACTCCCCCTCGGGCAGAAGTTACCTGGCTGATTTAGTCCAGAGGCACTGGGGGTGTGCAGCGGAAATCGTGAACTGTCAGGTCCTGTGTGCTGCTCTCTctgtggaagaggtggaggacTTCAAGAGAAAACTGCAGAGGAATATCCTGAAAGAGACTTGTCAG GTCCCCTTGACGCTGATCAAGTCAGTGCAGTTTCAAGGCCTGAAGATCAGACTGGAGAAGGAGTACATGGTGATCCTGACCCACCCTGGGGATGACTCGGAAGACATTGAGCTGGATGGCCTCCGGGGAGACATCCAGCTGGCTGTCCGAGACCTCAACCATTTCACCAACCTCAACCGCTCTGGCAGCAAGAAGTTTGTGATCACTGGCGCTCTGCAAGGGAACGCTTGCCGGAACTGGTTTGCTGCCGAGCTGGATGATGTGAAGCAGCTGATTCTGAG GAACAATGGAGAGATTGAGGGTGAAACGAAGGATGGGGAATATGTCCTGCAGTTCCAGTGCCACCAGGATGTTCAGGATGAGGTCATCACCAGACTGGAATCCATCAGCAGCTGCATTGTTTCGCAGACCATCGACCTGAACAATGAGTTCCCAGAGTATTCCG AGAGGGCTCTGTTGGTGAACGGTCTGTACGACATGGGGGCTCGTCATTTCTGCTGGACCCTGGCGGATAAACTGATGAGTTCTGGGGTGCCCAGTGTCGGTGATATCACCCTGCCAGAGAGACCTCCTCTGCCTTCTTTCAG TCTTGCCAGAGAGAAGGGCAGTCACAGGAAGAGCCACCCGTCGTCACAAGACCAGTCCCAgaagcagcatcatcatcaccggaAGTCGAAGGCCCGTCGGCCCAGAGGCAGAAGAGGGGGCTCACTGTACAGCGGCATGTTTTCCATGCTGGCGGGGTCCTTGTATCTGCCCAAAGTCAGCGACAGCGTCAGCGTGGGCAGGACCACAGTCACCGTGAAGCTTGGGGACATTACGGCTGAGCAG GTGGAAGCAGCGGTCAGTGTGCTGGGAACTGACCTGAATCCTAAGGCAACGGCTCTGGGCTCGGTGTTCCTCAGCAAGTGGCCTTTCCTGTCCATG GCGCTGACGTTCAgcggtgggggtgaaggaggtggagagggatCTCAGTGCCGGCTGGTGACGACCACAGCGACGGGGAGCCCTCTGCCCATGTCCGTCCTCTACCATGCTGTCCTCAGCAGGCTCCATCGACGTGCTGTTGTCAGCAAG ACAGTGAAAGAGCTAGTTCTACAAATACTGCACAGTGCTGCGGAGAAAGGGTTGAAGTCCATCGCCTTCCCAACTCTGGGGGTGGGCAAGCGGTTTGGGTTTGGTGGATACACCACAGCCAGCGCCATGATGTCTGCCTTTCAGGAGTTCCTGCAAACCAATCCAAGATCTATagag AACATCTCAGTGGTGGTGTACAAGGACGTGGATCTGGCAGGCAAGTTTGTGAAGGTGATGAAGCAGACGTTCAGAAGGAAGAGGGCCGCGGCCTCGGCGACAGCGATGGCcacaagtgacagtgacagctctGAGATCTCTGACAGCGACATGAGTGAAGATGAAGAGG AAAGCGGgcaagagaagggggaggaggaggaggaggaggagcggttTGAGGTGGTGGTGTGCACGCAGGGCCAGGGAGACTGCCAGGCGGTGAGGACCACCCTGCTGGAGGAGCTTCGAACCAGCCTCCTGTGGCAGGAGACCCTCAGTCACCGCCAGACCCAGGCCCtcctccgcctcccgccccacaccCTGCAGTCACTGACGGACGTGGCTGTGGAGAGACACCTGCTCCTGGGTGATAGCGGCAACGGGAAAG ATGTGAGGCTGTGCGGACGGCGGGACAGAGTGCAGGAGATGCTGGTTCTGATCCTGGAGCGGATCGGGACAGATGGGGTGGGGCGGTCACAGGCGGACATTGACAAGCGACGCAAGCTGCGGCTCCCGGAGGACACTGATCGAATCCCCAGCTACTGGAGA GTTTGTCAAGAAAAACCGAACGTGACATACAATGAAGCCATCGAGAGCTGGAAGAGGCGGGGCCTGCGTTTCAACTCTGTGGGCGAGGAAGAGCTGAAGGCCGTGAAGCGCCTGGTGTCAGCCACCTGGGATGCCAGCAAAGTGGGGAAAGGAGCTGACGCCAAGAACCTCCATCACTCCAGCATTCAG GTGCGGAGGGTGGAGCGCCTGGAGAACCCCAAGCTGTGGCAGAGGTACAGCCAGAAGAGGGAGCGTCTCTTCACCGCCCTCGTGGACGGCCACAGGGGTTCGGGCCCCGCCAGATGCGCGCCGGTCGAACGACTTCCCAGCTCCTCAGGACCTGTGCACACCACTCGGAAAATTCCGGAACACAGCCTCCTGCAGCGAGACATGTTTCACCAG GTGAACGAGCACTATCTGTTCCATGGAACTAAAACGGAGATACTGAGCAAGATTTGTGGTGAAGGGCTGGACGACCGGATGACAGGCAATGCAATGCTGGGAAGAGGCGTTTACCTGACAGAGAGTCCCACCAAGGCAGACCAGTATGCTG ATCCCAAAGGAGCTCGGGTGCCAGCAGGACAAGAGCTGAAGATACTCCTGGTTCGAGTCTTGCTGGGAGAACCGTATCTGCATGCAGGCAAACCGGAGTCCTTTGTTCGTCCTCCATGCTACGTGTGCAAGAAGAGAGCCCACAACTGTCACTGCAAAGAAGCCCGCTGCCATGATTCTGTTTTGTTCGACTCCAACAAGATCTTCCGCGAATTTGTTGTCTATGACAGGGATGTGTGTTACCCCGAATACATCATCACCTATGTCAGAAAATGA